The region ATCGCCCGAGTAGTGAGCATGAGCGAGCCGGTCTCCGAGCTCTGCGATGTGGTGCAGGCCAGCATGGTCTATCTCGACTCCGCCGGCCAGCAACACACCTTGCGCTACCTGAAGCTGGCGCAGGCCTGTAGCGATCACGATTAGTCCCAGGCAGGCGCCAGACTTTCAGGATTGGTCAGGCGCAGGCCGCTGTCGAGGGCGGCGATTTGCGCC is a window of Pseudomonas sp. DG56-2 DNA encoding:
- a CDS encoding DUF2790 domain-containing protein; its protein translation is MYLRTLLCLALVLTASAQATESTAVYQYGMPLDIARVVSMSEPVSELCDVVQASMVYLDSAGQQHTLRYLKLAQACSDHD